A window from Hymenobacter volaticus encodes these proteins:
- a CDS encoding amidohydrolase family protein yields MLIIDCHCHAGKGDGLTGPWDTDAPLAAYLKWAQEAGIQKTVLFAAFHSDYAAANRQVARLVRQSPERFYGFAFVHAQRDRGRVLEMVGTAVQQYGFVGIKCHRYDARISREICDVARAFRLPVLYDVVGEISVVELLGEQYPDVNFIIPHLGSFSDDWRAQSGLIDQLVRFPNIYTDTSGVRRFDILQRALDRVGPANSCSVPTGRGCTLASS; encoded by the coding sequence ATGCTTATCATCGACTGCCACTGCCACGCCGGCAAAGGCGACGGCCTCACCGGCCCCTGGGATACCGACGCACCACTTGCAGCGTATCTGAAGTGGGCGCAGGAAGCAGGCATTCAGAAAACCGTGCTGTTTGCGGCCTTCCACTCCGACTATGCCGCGGCCAACCGGCAAGTGGCCCGGTTGGTGCGCCAAAGCCCCGAGCGTTTCTACGGTTTCGCCTTTGTACATGCCCAGCGCGACCGGGGCCGGGTGCTGGAAATGGTAGGCACTGCTGTGCAACAGTACGGATTCGTGGGTATCAAGTGCCACCGCTACGACGCCCGCATCAGCCGCGAAATCTGCGACGTGGCCCGCGCCTTCCGATTGCCAGTACTCTACGATGTGGTAGGCGAAATATCGGTGGTGGAGCTACTCGGCGAGCAATACCCCGACGTCAATTTCATTATTCCGCACCTGGGCAGCTTCTCCGATGATTGGCGGGCGCAATCTGGCCTCATCGATCAGCTCGTGCGCTTTCCTAACATCTACACCGACACGTCCGGCGTGCGCCGCTTCGATATTCTACAACGTGCTCTCGACCGTGTTGGCCCCGCAAATTCCTGTTCGGTTCCGACGGGCCGTGGCTGCACCCTGGCGTCGAGCTAA
- a CDS encoding sigma 54-interacting transcriptional regulator — MGFKSTVWFQTFTHQHGLLADIIGQLEASGIELAALHMNDFPTGAGIIFLDQDSKLAEVQEAMDAFSFYSDTRIIAVSVGRLASTSTWALLRSGAAEVFAWFEVEKPVQIVASRLAYWAVLEEKVVDLQQRLVGRSKCWINTLRQLVDMSLSNCQVLIMGESGTGKELVAQEIHRLDPRPNKRDCVVVDCTNLIPGLSGSELFGHEKGAFTNAISTRDGALALAHEGTLFLDELGELPLPLQAELLRALQEGTYKRVGSNTWRQASFRLVSATNRDLAEEVRKGRFRQDLYYRISGWTCQLPPLRERKEDIVVLAEHFFRERHHIQQPVDRQVYDFLLLRDYPGNVRELQQLINRIANKHLGEGPITLGDIPRSDWPDFAGFGTNEGPGTPELEIGVTSLLYRGLGLKEIKDQVTEIAKKVAITHENGNLKLAAHRLGCSERILQMHRRSGEVVS, encoded by the coding sequence ATGGGCTTCAAATCGACTGTGTGGTTTCAAACCTTCACGCATCAGCATGGGCTACTGGCCGATATTATTGGGCAGTTGGAAGCTAGCGGCATTGAGTTGGCCGCGCTGCACATGAACGACTTCCCTACTGGCGCGGGCATTATTTTCCTGGATCAAGATTCCAAGCTCGCCGAAGTGCAGGAAGCTATGGATGCCTTTAGCTTCTATTCCGACACACGCATTATTGCCGTGTCGGTGGGGCGGCTGGCGAGTACGAGCACCTGGGCGCTGCTGCGCAGCGGCGCAGCCGAGGTGTTTGCTTGGTTTGAAGTGGAAAAGCCGGTGCAAATTGTAGCTTCGCGACTTGCGTATTGGGCGGTGCTGGAGGAAAAGGTTGTGGACCTGCAGCAGCGCTTGGTTGGTCGCAGCAAGTGCTGGATCAATACGCTGCGGCAGCTCGTGGATATGTCGCTCTCCAACTGCCAAGTGCTGATTATGGGGGAAAGCGGCACCGGTAAAGAGTTGGTGGCCCAGGAAATTCACCGCCTCGACCCTCGACCGAACAAGCGCGACTGTGTGGTAGTGGACTGCACCAACCTGATTCCGGGCCTGTCGGGCAGTGAGTTGTTTGGGCACGAGAAGGGTGCCTTCACCAACGCTATCAGCACCCGCGACGGAGCGCTGGCCTTAGCCCACGAAGGCACGCTGTTTTTGGATGAGCTGGGCGAATTGCCCTTGCCCTTACAGGCCGAGCTGCTGCGGGCGCTTCAGGAGGGCACATACAAGCGGGTGGGCAGCAACACCTGGCGACAGGCTAGTTTTCGGCTGGTAAGTGCCACCAACCGCGACTTGGCTGAAGAAGTCCGTAAAGGCCGATTTCGGCAGGACTTGTACTACCGGATTTCCGGCTGGACTTGCCAACTGCCGCCCCTGCGCGAGCGAAAAGAAGACATTGTAGTGCTTGCCGAGCATTTCTTTCGCGAGCGGCACCACATCCAGCAACCCGTAGATCGGCAGGTGTACGACTTTCTACTGCTGCGCGACTATCCCGGCAACGTGCGCGAGTTACAACAGCTCATCAACCGGATTGCCAACAAGCACCTCGGCGAAGGCCCCATTACCCTCGGCGACATACCCCGCTCCGATTGGCCCGACTTCGCTGGCTTCGGTACCAACGAAGGCCCGGGCACACCCGAACTGGAAATCGGCGTAACGAGCTTGCTCTATCGGGGTTTGGGCCTGAAAGAAATAAAGGATCAGGTAACAGAAATTGCCAAGAAAGTGGCCATCACGCACGAAAATGGCAACCTGAAGCTGGCTGCTCACCGCTTAGGCTGCAGCGAAAGAATTCTGCAAATGCACCGTCGCAGTGGCGAAGTAGTAAGTTAG